In Panacibacter ginsenosidivorans, the following proteins share a genomic window:
- the map gene encoding type I methionyl aminopeptidase: MSRRINGMIIIKTEAEVAMMKESAMLVSKTLTEVAKVLKAGMTTLQIDKLCATFVRDHKAIPSFLNYRGYPHSICASVNDVVVHGFPNNEPLKEGDIVSIDMGVILNGWHGDHAYTFIIGEADEAVLKLVRVTKESLYRGIEKAIAGNRVGDISNAIQDYTEKRNGYGVVRELVGHGLGRSMHEDPQVPNYGKRGDGKKLKENMVLAIEPMINMGTKDVYTEDDGWTVRTRDGKPSVHFEHDVCVKKNKALILSDYPIIEAAEQNNPNLNVSYYAHSMTI; encoded by the coding sequence ATGTCACGTAGAATAAATGGTATGATCATAATTAAAACAGAAGCAGAAGTAGCAATGATGAAAGAAAGTGCAATGCTGGTAAGTAAAACACTTACAGAAGTTGCCAAAGTTTTGAAAGCAGGGATGACCACGTTACAAATTGATAAATTGTGTGCCACATTTGTACGCGATCATAAAGCCATTCCTTCTTTTTTAAATTACCGCGGTTATCCGCATAGCATTTGTGCATCTGTAAATGATGTAGTGGTGCATGGGTTTCCTAATAATGAGCCTTTAAAAGAAGGCGATATTGTTTCGATAGATATGGGTGTGATCTTAAACGGCTGGCATGGAGATCATGCCTATACTTTTATTATTGGCGAGGCAGATGAAGCTGTGTTAAAACTGGTACGTGTTACTAAAGAATCACTTTACAGAGGAATTGAAAAAGCAATTGCAGGAAACAGGGTTGGAGATATTTCTAATGCTATACAGGATTATACAGAAAAAAGAAATGGCTATGGTGTAGTTCGGGAATTGGTTGGTCATGGACTTGGCAGAAGTATGCACGAAGATCCTCAGGTACCAAACTATGGAAAACGTGGCGATGGTAAAAAGCTTAAAGAAAATATGGTGCTGGCAATTGAGCCAATGATCAACATGGGTACCAAAGATGTATACACAGAAGATGATGGTTGGACAGTACGCACACGTGATGGTAAACCGTCTGTACATTTTGAACATGATGTTTGCGTGAAAAAGAACAAAGCACTAATACTTTCAGATTATCCAATTATAGAAGCTGCGGAACAAAACAATCCCAATCTTAATGTTTCGTACTATGCACATAGCATGACTATATAG
- the rplR gene encoding 50S ribosomal protein L18, translating into MDTKVLRRQKIRYGIRRKISGTSQKPRLSVFRSNTDIYVQLIDDVNGKTLAAASSKDKDIAAQAGTKIEKSKMVGAALARKASELGIAAVVFDRGGYLYHGRVKSVADGAREGGLQF; encoded by the coding sequence ATGGATACTAAAGTTTTAAGAAGACAAAAGATCCGTTACGGGATACGCAGAAAGATATCAGGTACTTCACAGAAGCCAAGACTTTCTGTATTCCGCAGCAACACTGATATTTATGTGCAACTGATTGATGATGTAAATGGCAAAACACTTGCTGCTGCTTCATCAAAAGACAAAGACATTGCTGCACAGGCTGGTACCAAGATCGAAAAAAGTAAAATGGTTGGCGCTGCTTTGGCACGCAAAGCTTCTGAACTTGGTATTGCCGCTGTAGTATTTGATCGTGGTGGTTATTTATACCATGGTCGTGTAAAATCTGTAGCAGACGGAGCAAGAGAAGGTGGTCTTCAATTCTAA
- the rpsE gene encoding 30S ribosomal protein S5 has protein sequence MAKVNVNKVKAGGDVELKDKVVAINRVVKTTKGGRTFSFSAIVVVGNENGVVGQGLGKAKEVQEAITKGIEDAKKNLVKVPVMHGTIPHDQFAKDGAAKVLIKPAAHGTGVIAGGSMRAVLESAGVTDVLAKSLGSANPHNVVKATIKALTLLREPIQVAKNRNLKLSKVFNG, from the coding sequence ATGGCTAAAGTAAACGTAAATAAAGTAAAAGCCGGTGGCGACGTAGAACTTAAAGATAAAGTTGTTGCCATTAACCGTGTAGTAAAAACTACAAAAGGTGGCCGTACTTTCAGTTTCTCTGCAATTGTGGTTGTTGGAAATGAAAATGGTGTGGTTGGACAGGGACTGGGTAAAGCAAAAGAAGTGCAGGAAGCTATTACAAAAGGTATAGAAGATGCAAAAAAGAATTTGGTAAAAGTTCCGGTAATGCATGGTACTATTCCGCACGACCAGTTTGCAAAAGACGGCGCTGCAAAAGTGCTGATCAAACCAGCAGCTCATGGTACCGGTGTGATAGCAGGAGGTAGCATGCGTGCAGTATTGGAAAGTGCAGGTGTAACCGACGTATTAGCAAAAAGCCTTGGTTCTGCAAATCCGCACAACGTGGTTAAAGCAACTATCAAAGCGCTTACACTTTTACGCGAGCCTATACAGGTTGCTAAAAACCGTAACCTGAAACTGAGTAAAGTATTTAACGGATAA
- the rplO gene encoding 50S ribosomal protein L15 produces MKLHNLKPAEGSVKKEKRIGRGEASGKGGTSTKGNKGGQSRAGYQRKMAHEGGQMPIQRRIPKRGFKNNNRVEYKVFNLGQIDQLNEKYGFNEFSNETLYINGLISRTDKVKVLGNGELKAKLAFKVNAVSEKAKAAIETAGGSIEIL; encoded by the coding sequence ATGAAACTGCACAATTTAAAACCTGCTGAAGGTTCTGTAAAAAAAGAAAAACGTATTGGTCGTGGTGAGGCAAGCGGTAAAGGTGGTACTTCTACAAAAGGTAATAAAGGTGGTCAGAGCCGTGCCGGTTACCAGAGGAAAATGGCACACGAAGGTGGCCAGATGCCTATTCAGCGCCGTATTCCAAAACGTGGTTTTAAAAATAATAACCGCGTAGAGTATAAAGTATTTAATCTTGGCCAGATTGATCAGTTGAATGAAAAATATGGTTTCAATGAATTCAGCAACGAAACACTTTACATCAACGGACTTATAAGCCGCACAGATAAAGTAAAAGTGTTGGGTAATGGGGAATTGAAAGCTAAGCTCGCCTTCAAAGTAAATGCTGTTAGCGAGAAAGCCAAAGCGGCAATTGAAACAGCAGGCGGCAGCATCGAAATTTTGTAG
- the secY gene encoding preprotein translocase subunit SecY, with amino-acid sequence MKKFIQTFKNIWSIEELRSKIIVTLTLIFVYRVGAHIVLPGIDPNKLSDASSTSNNGLLGLFDTFAGGAFSHASIFALGVMPYISASIFMQLMTILVPQMQKVQKEGESGRKKINQWTRYLTVLVTILQSSAYIAYLKTPEYAAAMIESFKPYFLYTTIIALTAGTLFVMWLGEKIQDKGLGNGTSIIIMVGILARLPQAFGQEFSSKYTEGAKGLLSFTLEIAVLIAIIMGLIILIQGVRKVPVNYAKQIIGNRQFGGARQFLPLKVNSAGVMPIIFAQAIMFLPTLFSFTNLDSAQGVVKIFSDHSNPWYMLIYAVMVIAFTFLYTALIFNPKQMSEDLKRNNGFIPGVKPGQPTADYIGAIMDKITLPGAVFLAFVGILPGFAQLLGVTQSFSTFFGGTSLLIMVGVILDTLQQIETHLLMRQYDGLMKGGRIQGRQTVSPASGY; translated from the coding sequence GTGAAAAAATTCATTCAGACTTTTAAGAATATTTGGAGTATCGAGGAATTGCGCAGCAAGATCATCGTAACACTTACGCTTATTTTTGTTTACAGGGTTGGAGCACATATTGTATTGCCAGGTATTGACCCTAACAAACTTTCCGATGCATCATCCACTTCAAACAATGGCCTGCTTGGTCTCTTTGATACTTTTGCAGGTGGTGCGTTTTCACACGCTTCCATTTTTGCATTGGGTGTAATGCCATATATCTCTGCCTCCATTTTTATGCAGTTGATGACCATATTGGTTCCGCAAATGCAGAAAGTACAGAAAGAAGGAGAGAGTGGCCGAAAAAAAATAAACCAGTGGACACGCTATCTTACTGTATTGGTTACTATACTACAGTCAAGCGCATATATAGCTTACTTAAAAACTCCGGAGTATGCTGCGGCAATGATAGAATCATTTAAACCTTATTTCCTGTACACAACCATTATTGCACTTACAGCAGGCACATTATTCGTAATGTGGCTTGGTGAAAAGATACAGGATAAAGGTTTGGGTAATGGTACTTCTATTATCATCATGGTAGGTATCCTTGCACGTTTGCCACAAGCATTCGGGCAGGAGTTTTCTTCCAAGTACACTGAAGGGGCTAAAGGATTATTGTCATTCACCCTTGAAATTGCAGTGCTTATTGCCATTATTATGGGGCTTATCATTCTTATACAAGGTGTAAGAAAAGTGCCTGTTAATTATGCAAAGCAAATTATTGGTAACAGGCAGTTTGGTGGCGCAAGACAGTTCCTCCCTTTGAAGGTGAACAGTGCCGGTGTAATGCCGATTATTTTTGCACAGGCAATCATGTTTTTGCCAACATTGTTCTCGTTCACTAATCTTGATTCTGCACAAGGTGTGGTAAAGATATTCAGCGATCACAGTAATCCATGGTATATGCTTATTTATGCTGTAATGGTAATAGCATTTACTTTCTTATATACGGCATTGATCTTTAATCCCAAACAAATGAGTGAAGATCTCAAGCGTAATAATGGATTTATACCGGGTGTAAAACCCGGACAGCCAACGGCTGATTATATTGGCGCTATCATGGATAAGATTACTTTACCTGGTGCTGTGTTCCTTGCGTTTGTAGGTATATTACCAGGTTTTGCTCAATTACTTGGTGTTACACAAAGCTTCAGCACATTCTTTGGTGGCACATCATTATTGATTATGGTGGGTGTAATTCTGGATACCTTGCAACAAATAGAAACACACTTATTGATGCGTCAATACGATGGCTTAATGAAAGGCGGACGTATACAGGGCAGACAGACTGTATCTCCTGCAAGCGGTTATTAA
- the rplF gene encoding 50S ribosomal protein L6, which yields MSRIGKQPVNLPSGVTVTVGADNMINVKGPKGELKQAIDRDIKVEVKEGQILITRPTEQIRHRAMHGLYRSLLNNLVKGVTDGFKKDLELVGVGYKAANQGNILDLSLGYSHNIIFEVPKELKVATETLKGQNPKISLEGSDKQLLGQVAAKIRGLRKPEPYKGKGVKYSDEVVRRKAGKAAGK from the coding sequence ATGTCTCGTATAGGTAAACAGCCGGTTAATCTTCCCTCAGGTGTAACTGTTACAGTGGGTGCAGATAATATGATTAATGTTAAAGGCCCAAAGGGTGAATTAAAACAGGCTATTGACAGGGATATTAAAGTAGAAGTAAAAGAAGGACAAATATTAATTACAAGACCAACAGAACAGATTCGTCACCGCGCAATGCATGGCCTTTATCGCTCTTTACTTAACAACCTTGTAAAGGGTGTTACTGATGGTTTCAAAAAAGACCTTGAACTGGTGGGTGTTGGTTATAAAGCAGCTAACCAGGGTAACATTCTTGATCTTTCCTTAGGATATTCTCACAATATTATTTTCGAAGTGCCTAAAGAATTGAAAGTTGCAACAGAAACTTTAAAAGGTCAAAATCCAAAGATCAGTCTGGAAGGTTCAGACAAGCAGTTGCTTGGTCAGGTTGCAGCAAAAATCCGCGGCTTACGTAAACCAGAACCGTACAAAGGAAAAGGCGTTAAGTATAGCGATGAAGTTGTACGTCGTAAAGCTGGTAAGGCCGCTGGTAAATAG
- a CDS encoding beta-ketoacyl-ACP synthase III, protein MSFNEVYITNTAHFFPNDPVSNDEMEEYLGYINNKPSKSKRIVLRNNGIKKRFYALTKGGKPTHTNAQMTAEAIRNLFKNNPEGLKNLELLSCGTSSPDQIMPSHACMVHGWLPESNAVEVVSPSGVCCAGMHAYKYAYMSVKIGNVNNAIATGSERFSASIKSDVFEDEVQKLIELEENPYISFDKDFLRWMLSDGACAFQMSSKPNADSISLRIDWVDGVSYANEMDPCMYAGSEKEDGKLKGYLDYTPDELLQKSVLSIKQDVKLLSENIVPLGGRGLKDICERNGLDVNGIDFFLPHMSSEFFKQKIYDRLTEIGLHIPWDKWRTCLSEIGNVGAGYIYLALDELFHSGELKKGNKILLLVPESSRFSYMYSCLTVV, encoded by the coding sequence ATGTCTTTCAACGAAGTTTACATTACAAATACAGCGCATTTTTTCCCAAACGACCCGGTTTCAAACGACGAGATGGAGGAGTACCTTGGTTATATTAATAACAAACCTTCTAAATCCAAGAGAATCGTACTGCGCAATAATGGAATTAAAAAAAGATTTTACGCTTTAACGAAAGGGGGAAAGCCCACGCATACCAATGCGCAGATGACCGCTGAAGCAATTAGAAATTTATTCAAAAACAATCCTGAAGGATTGAAAAATCTTGAGCTGCTAAGTTGTGGTACTTCGTCACCAGACCAGATAATGCCATCACATGCATGTATGGTGCATGGCTGGTTGCCTGAATCAAATGCGGTTGAAGTTGTTTCTCCTTCGGGTGTTTGTTGTGCAGGTATGCATGCTTATAAATATGCTTACATGTCTGTGAAGATTGGCAATGTAAACAATGCAATTGCTACTGGTTCTGAAAGATTTTCTGCTTCAATTAAGTCTGATGTTTTTGAAGATGAAGTGCAGAAATTAATTGAGTTAGAAGAAAATCCATACATCAGTTTTGATAAAGATTTCTTGCGCTGGATGCTGTCAGACGGCGCATGTGCATTCCAGATGTCCAGCAAGCCAAATGCAGATAGTATAAGCCTTCGCATAGATTGGGTTGATGGTGTTTCTTACGCTAACGAAATGGACCCGTGTATGTATGCAGGTAGCGAAAAAGAAGACGGTAAATTAAAAGGTTACCTCGATTATACGCCTGATGAGTTATTACAAAAATCTGTACTTAGTATAAAGCAAGACGTAAAGCTCTTAAGTGAAAACATCGTTCCGCTTGGTGGTCGCGGTTTGAAAGATATTTGCGAACGTAATGGTCTTGATGTAAATGGTATAGACTTCTTCCTGCCACACATGTCAAGCGAATTTTTTAAACAAAAAATTTACGACAGGCTTACTGAAATTGGCTTACACATTCCATGGGATAAATGGCGCACTTGTCTCAGCGAGATCGGCAATGTTGGCGCTGGTTACATTTATCTTGCGCTTGACGAATTGT
- a CDS encoding BaiN/RdsA family NAD(P)/FAD-dependent oxidoreductase: MQKKLIVIGGGAAGFFCAVNAARLNPLLKVVIVEKSSKVLSKVKVSGGGRCNVTHACFEIPELIKHYPRGQNFLKKSFHWFSTKDTIAWFEERGVKLKTEADGRMFPVTNDSQTIIDCLIKEANKYGVEILFNTGIKKITRIDDHFQLDTEKQKLETDFLCIASGGYTKATQFEWLQQIGHSIETPVPSLFTFNIPDNSITSLMGVSVDHATIKIQSTKLSETGPLLITHWGLSGPVVLKLSAWGARELAHLQYNFSISVNWLPAYNENSLRTEWQHLRDQHAAQKISNKNPFGLPGRLWLYMLDVCSINIDTRWADLSATLQNKLIKTITGQVFQVKGKTTFKEEFVTCGGIKLTEIDANTMQSKIVPNLFFAGEVMDIDGITGGFNFQNAWTSGWIAANHIATLE; encoded by the coding sequence ATGCAGAAAAAACTGATCGTTATTGGTGGAGGTGCTGCCGGTTTCTTTTGTGCAGTAAATGCAGCAAGATTAAATCCGTTACTAAAAGTTGTTATCGTTGAAAAGAGCAGTAAAGTTTTATCCAAAGTAAAAGTAAGCGGTGGGGGCAGATGCAATGTTACGCATGCTTGTTTTGAAATACCTGAACTTATAAAACATTATCCACGAGGACAAAATTTTTTAAAAAAATCATTTCATTGGTTCAGTACCAAAGACACTATAGCATGGTTTGAAGAACGTGGTGTAAAATTAAAAACAGAAGCAGATGGAAGAATGTTTCCTGTAACCAACGATTCACAAACCATCATTGATTGTTTGATAAAAGAAGCAAATAAATATGGTGTTGAAATTTTATTCAATACAGGAATAAAAAAAATTACAAGAATTGATGATCACTTTCAACTAGACACTGAAAAACAAAAACTCGAGACTGATTTTCTTTGCATTGCTTCCGGCGGTTACACTAAGGCAACACAATTTGAATGGCTGCAACAAATTGGTCATTCCATTGAAACACCGGTACCGTCTTTATTTACATTTAATATTCCGGACAATAGCATCACTTCTTTAATGGGTGTAAGCGTAGATCATGCAACAATAAAGATCCAGTCAACGAAACTTTCAGAAACAGGACCATTATTAATTACGCACTGGGGTTTAAGCGGCCCTGTTGTATTAAAACTTTCTGCATGGGGTGCAAGAGAACTGGCACATTTACAATATAATTTTTCTATATCTGTAAATTGGTTACCTGCTTACAATGAAAATAGTTTAAGAACAGAATGGCAACATTTAAGAGATCAGCATGCTGCACAAAAAATAAGTAATAAAAACCCGTTTGGTTTGCCAGGTAGGTTGTGGTTATATATGCTGGATGTTTGCAGTATTAATATTGATACACGCTGGGCCGATCTCTCTGCAACACTTCAGAATAAACTAATTAAAACCATTACAGGACAAGTGTTTCAGGTTAAAGGGAAAACTACTTTTAAAGAAGAATTTGTAACGTGTGGTGGAATAAAATTAACAGAGATAGATGCCAATACCATGCAAAGTAAAATAGTACCCAATTTATTTTTTGCAGGGGAGGTAATGGATATAGACGGTATTACCGGAGGCTTTAATTTTCAAAATGCATGGACTAGCGGATGGATCGCAGCCAACCATATTGCTACACTAGAATAA
- the rpmD gene encoding 50S ribosomal protein L30 translates to MAKIKITQVKSAIDRPERQKLTLKALGLKKLNATKEVEATPQILGMVEKVQHLVKIEELA, encoded by the coding sequence ATGGCAAAGATCAAAATAACACAAGTTAAAAGTGCAATTGACAGACCAGAGCGTCAGAAGCTTACTTTAAAAGCATTGGGCTTAAAGAAACTCAACGCTACAAAAGAAGTGGAAGCTACTCCGCAAATTCTTGGAATGGTGGAGAAAGTTCAGCACCTGGTTAAGATTGAAGAATTAGCATAA